Proteins encoded in a region of the Panicum hallii strain FIL2 chromosome 3, PHallii_v3.1, whole genome shotgun sequence genome:
- the LOC112887799 gene encoding uncharacterized protein LOC112887799 translates to MAGADGSQRRPWDLSRRAASFLRMARLALAGAAPAQLLAEEEKIGGGHICDPYYKSISTEDDWESDGLWLEEDESELLEDGSTARGVSSEISTPGSGPLNKRSQFIRHHRPATAGAALRPENNAAAAAVAEDSSSEPLVPRRPAKRANDAEMVHHPFGCDRRGSESSSLLLVSS, encoded by the exons atggccggcgccGACGGCAGCCAGCGGCGGCCCTGGGACCTCTCGCGGCGGGCCGCCTCCTTCCTGCGCATGGCGCGGCTggcgctcgccggcgccgctccgGCGCAACT GCTCGCGGAAGAGGAGAAGATCGGCGGCGGCCACATCTGCGACCCGTACTACAAGAGCATCAGCACGGAGGACGACTGGGAATCCGACGGGCTTTGGCTGGAGGAGGACGAATCGGAGCTGCTCGAGGATGGGTCAACGGCGAGAGGCGTGTCGTCTGAGATCAGCACTCCTGGTAGTGGTCCTCTGAACAAGAGGTCTCAGTTCATCAGGCACCACCGGCCTGCGACGGCCGGTGCGGCGCTTCGTCCGGAGAATaatgccgcggcggcggcggtggcggaggacTCGTCGTCGGAGCCGCtggtgccgcgccgccccgcgaaGCGGGCGAACGACGCCGAGATGGTTCACCATCCTTTCGGGTGCGATCGCCGAGGGAGCGAGTCGTCGTCGTTGCTGCTTGTTTCTTCCTAA
- the LOC112885585 gene encoding WAS/WASL-interacting protein family member 3-like → MELWNIETPGLADGCVEGAECRQPGLSDGDQRHLEVLRQPPREAVHQVPFANVTSPPPPSTRGVVHTPVAGHIRRPDTNGAGSWKRAPRTYKPPARNPSGRNASGHDAGRVARHGPHGYLPPARSNLDFAHLAALLRRKSTGAAACCPSPLPRSPDPRVPQIRALTPPAPTWFPHLAPAGCCAILCACRPLAIAGGLRIRAAPRHCRGPPDPRGPSSSPVTPPPVCGRVRLPGALCLPLVVPSGVCALGLSPAPPGAPSLASSASVAGAGLLRAFPGLYLPASRAPSSSCSKCPVLLVVSMRKELNALIQNCS, encoded by the exons ATGGAATTATGGAACATAGAAACCCCGGGATTAGCCGATGGCTGCGTAGAGGGTGCCGAGTGCCGGCAGCCTGGCCTCAGCGATGGCGACCAGCGGCACCTTGAGGTTCTCCGGCAGCCACCACGTGAAGCCGTGCACCAGGTTCCGTTCGCCAACGTAACGTCGCCGCCACCTCCTTCAACGCGAGGGGTTGTACATACGCCGGTCGCCGGGCACATCCGCCGCCCGGACACGAACGGCGCCGGCAGCTGGAAGCGCGCCCCGCGCACGTACAAGCCGCCGGCGAGGAACCCCTCCGGCCGGAACGCGTCGGGCCACGACGCCGGCCGGGTCGCGCGCCACGGCCCGCAC GGTTACCTCCCGCCCGCCCGGTCCAACTTGGACTTCGCACATCTCGCAGCTCTGCTGCGCCGCAAGTCCACCGGAGCCGCGGCGTGCTGCCCCTCGCCATTGCCGAGGTCTCCAGATCCCCGCGTCCCCCAGATCCGTGCGCTCACCCCGCCCGCTCCCACCTGGTTCCCACATCTCGCGCCCGCCGGCTGCTGCGCCATCCTCTGCGCGTGTCGGCCCCTCGCCATCGCCGGCGGCCTCCGGatccgcgccgcccctcgccattGCCGGGGTCCCCCAGATCCGCGCGGCCCCTCATCATCGCCGGTGACGCCCCCGCCAGTCTGCGGGCGTGTGCGTCTCCCCGGCGCCCTCTGCCTCCCGCTCGTCGTTCCCTCGGGGGTCTGCGCGCTCGGCCTGTCGCCGGCGCCACCCGGGGCGCCCTCCTTGGCCTCCTCTGCAtctgtcgccggcgccggcctccTCCGCGCCTTCCCCGGCCTCTATCTCCCCGCGAGCCGTGCTCCGTCGAGTTCTTGCAGTAAGTGCCCGGTACTCCTTGTTGTTAGTATGCGAAAGGAGCTCAATGCCCTCATTCAGAACTGTTCTTGA
- the LOC112886314 gene encoding flavonoid 3'-monooxygenase-like: MELTLTMSMATALMVTIVVILVLGSVVRPRRRQRKALNLPPGPRGWPVFGSLSLLADTLPPHRVLAKLAARYGPLLHLRLGSFHVVVASSADTARLVLKTHDLAFADRPPAAWGAIIAYNYKGIVQTPYGPYWRMARKLCATELFSAQLVDKFEPVRAEETRGLTRGLFERAGTAVQVKELLMSFTMRNILRMALGEKWSSYYCSAEGEGFRRSLEEAFAVSGAVSNVGEWVPWLAWLDVQGLVRRMKRVHVVFDRFNEQILDEHQEDRRRAGAGGFAARDLVDVLLRLAEEGQEEPTETRLTRAGVKAIVQDILTGGTETAAVTMEWAMVELLHRPDAMAAATSELERVVGRGRWVTESDLPELPYVDAVVKETMRLHPVGPLLIPHQAREDAVVGGYDVPAGARVLVNAWAVGRDPASWPDAPGAFRPERFLAGGSAEGVDARGAHFQLLPFGSGRRMCPAHNLAMREMAATLANLVQGFAWRLPDGVAPEDMSLEESFGLSVSPKEPLVAIAEPRLPAHLYTTVH, from the coding sequence ATGGAGCTCACGCTAACAATGTCCATGGCCACGGCACTGATGGTTACCATCGTCGTCATCCTCGTGCTCGGCTCCGTCGTGAGGCCGCGCCGCAGACAGCGGAAGGCGCTGAACCTCCCGCCGGGCCCAAGGGGATGGCCGGTGTTCGGCAGCCTGAGCTTGCTAGCAGACACGCTCCCCCCGCACCGTGTGCTAGCCAAGCTCGCGGCGCGCTACGGCCCGCTCTTGCACCTCCGGCTCGGCTCCTTCCACGTCGTGGTCGCCTCCTCCGCGGACACGGCGCGGCTCGTCCTCAAGACCCACGACCTCGCCTTCGCCGACCGCCCGCCGGCGGCCTGGGGCGCGATCATCGCCTACAACTACAAGGGCATCGTGCAGACGCCCTACGGCCCCTACTGGCGCATGGCGCGCAAGCTGTGCGCCACGGAGCTTTTCTCCGCGCAACTCGTCGACAAGTTCGAGCCCGTGCGCGCGGAGGAGACGCGCGGCCTGACGCGCGGCCTGTTCGAGCGTGCCGGCACCGCCGTGCAGGTGAAGGAGCTCCTGATGAGCTTCACGATGCGGAACATCCTCCGCATGGCGCTCGGGGAGAAGTGGTCGAGCTACTACTGCAGCGCCGAGGGTGAAGGGTTCCGGCGCTCGCTCGAGGAGGCGTTTGCGGTGAGCGGCGCGGTGAGCAACGTAGGGGAGTGGGTGCCGTGGCTCGCCTGGCTCGACGTCCAGGGTTTGGTCCGGCGGATGAAGCGGGTGCACGTGGTGTTCGACCGGTTCAACGAGCAGATCCTCGACGAGCACCAGGAGGATCGTCGGCGCGCCGGCGCTGGCGGGTTCGCGGCGAGGGACCTGGTGGACGTGCTCCTGCGACTAGCCGAGGAGGGGCAGGAGGAGCCAACGGAGACCAGGCTCACACGTGCCGGAGTCAAGGCCATCGTCCAGGACATCCTCACCGGCGGCACGGAGACCGCAGCGGTGACGATGGAGTGGGCCATGGTGGAGCTCCTCCACCGCCCGGACGCTATGGCGGCCGCCACCAGCGAGCTTGAACGCGTGGTGGGGCGCGGCCGCTGGGTCACCGAGAGCGACCTGCCGGAATTGCCCTACGTCGATGCCGTCGTGAAGGAGACGATGCGGCTGCACCCAGTGGGTCCCCTCCTGATCCCGCACCAAGCCCGCGAGGACGCGGTGGTCGGCGGATACGACGtccccgccggcgcgcgcgtgctGGTGAACGCATGGGCCGTGGGGCGCGACCCGGCGTCGTGGCCCGACGCGCCCGGCGCGTTCCGGCCGGAGCGGTTCCTCGCCGGGGGCAGCGCCGAGGGCGTGGATGCGCGCGGGGCGCACTTCCAGCTGCTGCCGTTCGGGTCCGGGCGGCGGATGTGCCCGGCGCACAACCTCGCGATGAGGGAGATGGCAGCCACGCTGGCCAACCTGGTGCAGGGGTTCGCGTGGCGGCTGCCGGACGGGGTGGCCCCCGAGGACATGAGCTTGGAGGAATCCTTCGGGCTGTCCGTGAGCCCGAAGGAGCCGCTCGTTGCGATCGCCGAGCCAAGGCTGCCGGCACACCTCTACACCACAGTCCACTAG
- the LOC112886436 gene encoding flavonoid 3'-monooxygenase-like, with amino-acid sequence MELTLTMSMATALMVTVVVVLLLSSVVRPRHSQRKVLNLPPGPKGWPVFGSLSLLADTLPPHRVLAKLAARYGPLMHLRLGSFHVVVASSEETARLVLKTHDLAFADRPPTAFGKILAYDYKGIVQTPYGPYWRMARKLCATELFSARRIDSFEHARAQEMRALTRGLFERAGAAVQVKEHLLSFTMRNILRMALGEKWSSGSCGSHDDGGGEAFRRSLKESFMVTGLLGNVGEWVPWLGWLDVQGFVRRMKRVHVMFDQFNEQILNEHQNDRRRAGAGMDLVDVLLQLAEDGQEEQPPETRLTRDGVKAFLLDIIGGGTETAAATLEWALLELLRHPAAMAAATEALDRVVGRGRWVTERDLPDLPYIEAVVKETMRLHPVGPLLIPHHAREDAVVVGYDVPAGTRVLVNMWAVGRDPASWPDAPGAFRPERFLAGGSAEGVGVHGTHFQLLPFGSGRRMCPAHNLVMKEVVAALANLVHGFSWRLPDGVAPEDMSMEEFFGLNVSRKEPLVALAEPRLPAHLYAALD; translated from the coding sequence ATGGAGCTCACGCTAACAATGTCCATGGCCACGGCACTGATGGTCACCGTCGTCGTCGTGCTTCTGCTCAGCTCCGTCGTGAGGCCGCGTCACAGCCAGAGGAAGGTGTTGAACCTCCCTCCTGGCCCAAAGGGATGGCCGGTTTTCGGCAGCCTGAGCTTGCTAGCAGACACGCTCCCCCCGCACCGTGTGCTAGCCAAGCTTGCGGCGCGCTACGGCCCGCTCATGCACCTCCGGCTCGGCTCCTTCCACGTCGTGGTCGCCTCCTCCGAGGAGACGGCGCGGCTCGTCCTCAAGACCCACGACCTCGCCTTCGCCGACCGCCCGCCCACGGCCTTCGGCAAGATCCTCGCCTACGACTACAAGGGCATCGTGCAGACGCCCTACGGCCCCTACTGGCGCATGGCGCGCAAGCTGTGCGCCACGGAGCTCTTCTCCGCGCGGCGCATCGACTCGTTCGAGCACGCCCGCGCGCAGGAGATGCGCGCCCTGACGCGCGGCCTGTTcgagcgcgccggcgccgccgtgcaggTGAAGGAGCACCTGCTGAGCTTCACCATGCGCAACATCCTCCGCATGGCGCTGGGGGAGAAATGGTCGTCGGGCTCCTGCGGTAGccacgacgacggcggcggcgaggcattCCGGCGATCGCTCAAAGAGTCGTTCATGGTGACGGGTTTGCTGGGCAATGTTGGGGAGTGGGTGCCGTGGCTCGGCTGGCTCGACGTGCAGGGTTTCGTCCGGCGGATGAAGCGGGTGCACGTGATGTTCGACCAGTTCAACGAGCAGATACTCAACGAGCACCAGAACGACCGGCGGCGTGCTGGGGCGGGGATGGACCTGGTGGACGTGCTGCTGCAACTAGCCGAGGACGGGCAGGAGGAGCAGCCGCCGGAGACCAGGCTCACACGCGATGGCGTCAAGGCCTTCCTCCTGGACATCATTGGCGGCGGCACGGAGACCGCCGCGGCGACGTTGGAGTGGGCCCTACTGGAGCTCCTCCGCCACCCGGCCGCCATGGCGGCCGCCACCGAGGCGCTCGACCGCGTGGTGGGGCGCGGCCGCTGGGTCACCGAGAGGGACCTGCCGGACCTCCCGTACATCGAGGCCGTCGTGAAGGAGACGATGCGGCTGCACCCGGTGGGCCCTCTCCTCATCCCGCACCACGCCCGCGAGGACGCGGTGGTCGTCGGCTACGACGTCCCCGCCGGCACGCGCGTGCTGGTGAACATGTGGGCCGTGGGGCGCGACCCGGCGTCGTGGCCCGACGCGCCCGGCGCATTCCGGCCGGAGCGGTTCCTCGCCGGGGGCAGCGCCGAGGGGGTGGGCGTGCACGGGACGCACTTCCAGCTGCTGCCGTTCGGGTCCGGGCGGCGGATGTGCCCGGCGCACAACCTCGTGAtgaaggaggtggtggcggcgctggcgaaCCTGGTGCACGGGTTCTCGTGGCGGCTGCCGGACGGGGTGGCACCCGAGGACATGAGCATGGAGGAATTCTTCGGGCTGAATGTAAGTCGGAAGGAGCCACTCGTTGCCCTTGCCGAGCCAAGGCTGCCGGCGCACCTCTACGCCGCTCTCGACTAG